Proteins from a genomic interval of Niabella soli DSM 19437:
- a CDS encoding PDDEXK nuclease domain-containing protein: MQKKATILSLYSSVKSLVQHSKTDLYQVINTTLAETCFHVGRLIVEYEQNGSQRAGYAAKTLNGLSTRLTKEFGKGFSVDNLENMPRFYNVYKEEYNQFIKKFQKSETVSRKSTTDAVQKSETLSRKSLFNLSWSHYLVLMRIEDNYERRFYTIESFNEKWSVPELQRQYNSALYERLVLSRNKKGVKELSVRGHVVATPSDAVKDPYILEFLNLQEKDLYTETDLEEAILTKIKDFLKELGKGFLFVDRQKRIQIDGEDYYVDLVFYHRILRCFVLIDLKIGALKHQYLGQLQMYVNYYDEEMKTTEENKTIGIVLCKNKKENLIRYTLGKENKQIFASKYKIFFPEKQVLKLLQQNIK, from the coding sequence GTGCAGAAAAAAGCTACCATATTATCTCTTTATTCATCTGTAAAATCGCTGGTACAGCACTCGAAGACCGACCTGTACCAAGTGATCAATACTACTCTTGCAGAAACATGTTTTCATGTAGGGCGCCTTATTGTAGAATACGAGCAGAATGGCAGTCAGCGTGCGGGGTATGCGGCGAAAACCTTAAACGGATTATCAACAAGGCTTACCAAAGAGTTTGGTAAAGGGTTTTCAGTGGATAACCTGGAAAATATGCCCAGGTTCTACAATGTGTACAAAGAAGAATATAATCAATTTATAAAGAAGTTTCAAAAATCCGAGACAGTGTCCCGGAAATCAACAACAGATGCTGTTCAAAAATCCGAGACACTGTCTCGGAAATCTCTGTTTAATCTTTCATGGTCGCACTACCTTGTGCTTATGCGTATTGAAGACAATTATGAAAGAAGATTTTATACAATTGAATCTTTCAATGAAAAATGGAGCGTGCCGGAACTGCAACGGCAATATAACAGCGCTTTATATGAACGGTTGGTGCTTAGCAGAAATAAAAAAGGCGTAAAGGAACTGAGTGTGAGGGGGCATGTGGTGGCAACACCATCAGATGCAGTAAAGGATCCCTATATACTGGAATTTTTAAATCTTCAGGAAAAAGATCTTTATACTGAAACCGATCTGGAAGAAGCAATCTTAACCAAAATAAAAGATTTTTTGAAAGAACTGGGGAAGGGATTCTTGTTTGTAGACCGGCAGAAAAGAATACAAATAGACGGAGAAGATTATTATGTCGACCTGGTTTTTTATCACAGGATCTTGCGCTGTTTTGTTTTGATCGATCTAAAGATCGGGGCATTGAAACATCAATACCTTGGACAGTTACAGATGTATGTGAATTATTATGATGAAGAGATGAAGACGACGGAAGAGAATAAAACAATTGGGATAGTACTTTGTAAGAACAAAAAGGAAAATTTAATACGTTATACATTAGGAAAGGAGAATAAGCAAATTTTTGCAAGCAAGTATAAAATATTCTTTCCGGAAAAGCAGGTGCTAAAACTACTGCAACAAAACATAAAATAA
- a CDS encoding homocysteine S-methyltransferase family protein, giving the protein MSKIKKLLQQRILVLDGAMGTMIQRYKLTEADYRGARFANWHSDVKGNNDLLSLTKPEVIKSIHKEYLAAGSDIIETNTFSSTSIAQADYDMQSLAYELNVASVKCAREAIDEFSAANPGAGPKFIAGAIGPLNKTLSLSPDVNNPGYRAVTFDEVVAAYTEQIHGLVDGGADLLLIETIFDTLNAKAAIFAAKKFFREHPEKAKRFDNGAEGAPIMISGTITDASGRTLSGQTLEAFYISVEHASPLSVGLNCALGAKEMRPHVAELAHLAGCYVSAYPNAGLPNAMGEYDEQPTETAAFLEDWAKEGFVNIVGGCCGTTPAHIAAIAKAVKGVTPRVLPVVETIE; this is encoded by the coding sequence ATGAGCAAAATCAAAAAATTATTACAACAAAGAATACTGGTATTGGATGGCGCGATGGGTACGATGATCCAGCGGTATAAATTGACGGAGGCCGATTACCGGGGAGCGCGTTTTGCCAACTGGCACAGCGATGTAAAGGGGAACAATGACTTATTGAGCCTTACAAAACCGGAAGTTATTAAAAGCATCCATAAAGAATACCTGGCGGCGGGGTCTGATATTATTGAAACCAATACTTTCAGTTCTACCTCCATTGCGCAGGCAGATTATGACATGCAATCACTGGCCTATGAATTAAATGTGGCCAGCGTAAAATGCGCCCGTGAAGCGATTGATGAATTCAGCGCAGCAAACCCGGGCGCCGGTCCTAAGTTTATTGCCGGGGCGATCGGGCCACTCAATAAAACCCTGTCGCTGTCTCCGGATGTAAATAACCCAGGCTACCGCGCAGTGACTTTTGACGAGGTGGTAGCGGCTTATACAGAGCAGATCCACGGATTGGTGGACGGCGGAGCCGATCTGTTACTGATCGAGACCATTTTTGATACCTTAAATGCAAAAGCAGCCATTTTTGCCGCCAAAAAGTTTTTCAGGGAACATCCGGAAAAAGCAAAACGATTTGATAACGGCGCGGAAGGCGCCCCAATTATGATCAGCGGCACCATTACCGATGCGTCGGGCAGAACGCTGAGTGGACAAACATTGGAAGCCTTTTACATTTCTGTAGAACATGCCAGTCCATTGAGTGTGGGACTGAACTGCGCCCTGGGAGCAAAAGAAATGCGCCCGCATGTGGCAGAACTGGCACACCTGGCCGGCTGTTATGTTTCCGCATACCCCAATGCCGGCCTGCCCAATGCAATGGGGGAATATGACGAGCAACCAACAGAAACGGCTGCCTTTTTGGAAGATTGGGCAAAGGAGGGATTTGTAAATATTGTAGGCGGCTGTTGCGGTACCACGCCGGCACATATCGCGGCCATTGCAAAAGCAGTAAAAGGGGTTACACCGCGGGTGTTGCCGGTTGTTGAAACTATTGAATAG
- the recR gene encoding recombination mediator RecR yields the protein MQFSSGLLEAAVNEFAKLPGIGKKTALRLALHLLRQNPETVQQFSETIDRMRREIRFCKRCFNVADGDFCSVCANSHRQQRTICVVETIRDVIAIENTQQYNGTYHVLGGVISPLDGIGPDQLNIGSLLHRIEHERTDELIFALNPTIQGDTTIYYIQKKLQGQPVQITTIARGIAFGGELEYADELTLGRSLQNRLPVERYMNR from the coding sequence ATGCAATTTTCTTCCGGTTTATTAGAAGCAGCAGTAAATGAATTTGCAAAATTACCCGGCATCGGCAAAAAAACTGCCCTGCGCCTGGCCCTGCATTTGCTGCGTCAAAATCCGGAAACGGTGCAGCAGTTTAGCGAAACGATCGACCGCATGCGCCGGGAGATCCGTTTCTGCAAACGCTGCTTTAATGTAGCCGACGGGGATTTTTGTTCTGTTTGCGCCAATTCGCACCGGCAGCAGCGCACCATTTGTGTGGTGGAAACCATCCGGGACGTAATTGCCATTGAAAATACCCAGCAGTATAACGGCACTTATCATGTGCTGGGCGGGGTGATTTCTCCGCTGGATGGAATCGGCCCTGATCAACTGAACATCGGATCCTTACTGCATCGTATTGAACATGAAAGAACAGATGAACTGATCTTTGCACTGAACCCTACTATTCAGGGAGACACTACTATCTATTATATTCAAAAGAAACTACAGGGGCAGCCGGTTCAGATCACCACTATTGCCCGGGGCATCGCCTTTGGCGGCGAGCTGGAATATGCCGATGAACTAACGTTGGGACGTAGCCTCCAGAACCGTCTCCCTGTGGAGCGGTATATGAACCGGTAG
- a CDS encoding Ig-like domain-containing domain, which translates to MFAEHMRSKGIIGLLLTVFVVFLLIYSGSGCASIVPPSGGPRDSLPPKIVGVDPPSETKHFHSQKITFQFDEYVELNDVYKNLIVSPLPKTLPQIDRKLRTVTVKFKDSLKANTTYVLNFTNVIKDVNEGNKAKDMLYVVTTGDYFDSCQLSGNVKIAKTYKPDSTLTIMLHSNLADSAVTRQRPEYIAKVDSMGNFLFRFLKPGTYRLYALKDEGGSYLYTSPQQVFAFADSAITIGPTPPAPVRLYAYAEEEEAKKNALEEPELDKKEKRIKFQTNLQGNKQDLLDAFTMTFPNPLKNYFPEKMELSTDSTFTPETTHKFTLDSTRHIITMNIQWKEGVRYNLVLPKDFASDSLNRGLLKPDTIRFTTKEQKDYGQAEITFNNLDTSYHPVLLLSQGGTLKNSFPLKTNILKIDLYNPGDYEAQILYDRNNNGKWDPGDFKKHIQPEFIIPLDRKLTFKANWPLQPEINLKPPPTR; encoded by the coding sequence ATGTTTGCAGAACATATGCGTTCAAAAGGCATCATAGGTTTATTGCTCACTGTTTTTGTGGTCTTCCTGCTTATTTATTCCGGCAGCGGCTGCGCCAGTATTGTACCGCCATCCGGCGGCCCGAGGGATTCTTTGCCTCCTAAAATTGTAGGAGTGGATCCGCCCAGCGAGACTAAACATTTCCATTCGCAAAAAATTACCTTTCAGTTTGATGAATACGTGGAGCTAAACGACGTTTATAAAAACCTGATCGTTTCCCCCTTGCCAAAAACATTACCGCAGATCGACAGAAAACTGCGTACGGTTACCGTTAAATTTAAAGATTCGTTAAAAGCCAATACAACTTATGTATTAAATTTTACCAATGTTATTAAAGACGTTAATGAGGGCAATAAAGCAAAAGACATGCTGTACGTGGTTACCACCGGCGATTATTTTGACTCCTGCCAACTGAGCGGTAATGTAAAAATAGCAAAGACCTATAAACCCGATTCGACCCTTACCATTATGCTGCATTCCAATCTGGCAGATAGCGCTGTTACCCGGCAACGCCCAGAGTACATAGCAAAAGTGGATAGTATGGGCAATTTTCTTTTCCGTTTTTTAAAACCCGGAACTTACCGGTTATACGCACTTAAAGACGAAGGCGGCTCTTACCTGTACACCAGCCCGCAACAGGTTTTTGCTTTTGCAGACAGTGCAATAACGATAGGCCCCACACCACCCGCGCCCGTGCGGCTTTATGCTTATGCGGAGGAAGAGGAAGCGAAAAAGAACGCGTTGGAAGAACCGGAACTGGATAAAAAAGAGAAACGTATAAAGTTTCAAACCAACCTGCAGGGCAATAAACAGGACCTGCTGGATGCGTTTACGATGACGTTTCCCAACCCATTGAAAAATTATTTCCCGGAGAAGATGGAGCTTTCTACAGACAGCACTTTTACTCCTGAAACAACGCATAAGTTTACGCTCGATAGTACGCGACATATCATAACCATGAATATCCAATGGAAAGAGGGCGTTCGTTACAACCTGGTATTACCAAAAGATTTTGCCTCCGATAGTTTGAACCGGGGTCTTTTAAAACCCGACACGATCCGGTTTACAACAAAAGAACAAAAGGATTATGGCCAGGCCGAGATCACTTTTAATAACCTGGATACCTCCTACCATCCGGTACTGTTGCTTTCGCAGGGCGGAACATTGAAAAATTCGTTCCCGCTAAAAACCAATATTCTTAAAATTGATTTATACAATCCAGGAGATTATGAGGCCCAGATTCTATACGATCGCAATAACAATGGCAAATGGGATCCGGGCGATTTTAAAAAGCATATTCAGCCGGAATTTATTATTCCGCTCGACCGCAAATTAACCTTTAAGGCCAACTGGCCGTTACAGCCGGAAATCAATCTGAAACCGCCACCGACACGCTAG
- a CDS encoding tetratricopeptide repeat protein codes for MKAYNFIIKHRLLISIILILTGVYVNYAGSFWPAFPLYLVGVILLFSHFFFGPLRLIQEYMENGDLEGAEKVLDSIRFPNLLYKPIRSVYYTLKGNIAMSKQDFDNAETMMKKGLDLGMPMKEAEGASMLQMGMLAMQKGNTKQGESYIRQAIRKGLPDKENEAAAYLQMCSIMMNKREFRAAKDFFRKAKACKPTTPQIVSQIKEIEKYISRMPG; via the coding sequence ATGAAAGCGTATAATTTTATAATAAAGCACCGGTTGCTGATCAGCATCATCTTAATTCTAACCGGCGTATATGTAAACTATGCAGGTAGTTTCTGGCCGGCCTTTCCGCTGTACCTGGTCGGAGTGATCCTTCTGTTCAGCCATTTTTTCTTTGGCCCCTTGCGCCTGATCCAGGAATATATGGAAAACGGGGATCTGGAAGGCGCCGAAAAGGTATTGGATTCCATCAGATTTCCCAACCTTTTGTACAAGCCCATCCGCTCTGTGTATTATACCCTGAAGGGAAATATTGCTATGAGCAAACAGGACTTTGACAATGCGGAAACCATGATGAAAAAAGGGCTGGACCTGGGTATGCCGATGAAAGAAGCCGAAGGAGCCAGTATGCTGCAGATGGGAATGCTTGCCATGCAAAAAGGAAATACCAAACAGGGGGAAAGCTACATCCGCCAGGCCATCCGCAAAGGACTGCCCGATAAGGAGAACGAAGCGGCTGCTTATTTACAGATGTGCAGCATTATGATGAATAAAAGGGAGTTCCGGGCCGCGAAAGATTTCTTCAGAAAGGCAAAAGCCTGCAAACCCACCACCCCTCAGATCGTGAGCCAGATCAAAGAAATTGAAAAATACATTTCCCGGATGCCGGGGTAG
- a CDS encoding alpha-L-fucosidase, whose amino-acid sequence MIKQLLILTALISVAGANAQKQNYVSIKTGETEKQIIQQAANIVPTPRQLRWQQLELTAFFHFGMNTFTGREWGDGKENPTLFNPTALDAVQWVKTMKDAGFKQVIITAKHHDGFCLWPTSTTEHSVKNSPWKNGKGDVVREVAEACKKLNMGFGVYLSPWDRNSPVYGSDAYNDFFVRQLTELLTQYGRVDEVWFDGANGEGPNGKKQVYDFNRWYQLIRKLQPQAVIAIMGPDVRWVGTETGKGRRMEWSVVTTNNLDQQAVAANSQQGMLFKPISDLKGDDLGSREKILNAKGLVWYPAETDVSIRPGWFYHTDQDQKVKTPEQLMNIYFTSVGMNSVLLLNVPPDKRGRVSDADVKTLQEWARMRKELFKTNLLKGAAITCKNGTNMPALLDGNNATHFTTKGADTAATIIFKLKQPKTFNVFSVQENIRVGQRVEQFTVSYKDGAEWKPFIQETTIGYKRLLHFAPITASEIRLEVKSRLNPAIAEAGLYFSSAFPEKGGN is encoded by the coding sequence ATGATTAAACAATTACTTATTCTTACAGCGCTTATCAGCGTCGCTGGCGCCAACGCCCAGAAACAAAATTATGTTTCCATTAAAACTGGAGAAACGGAAAAGCAGATCATTCAACAGGCTGCCAATATAGTGCCCACGCCCCGGCAACTGCGATGGCAGCAACTGGAGCTGACTGCCTTTTTTCATTTTGGTATGAATACTTTTACCGGAAGGGAATGGGGCGATGGCAAGGAAAACCCCACGCTGTTTAATCCCACTGCATTAGATGCGGTACAATGGGTAAAAACCATGAAGGATGCGGGTTTCAAACAAGTGATCATCACGGCCAAACACCATGATGGTTTTTGTTTGTGGCCTACCAGCACTACAGAACATTCGGTAAAAAACAGTCCCTGGAAAAACGGAAAGGGAGATGTGGTAAGGGAAGTGGCGGAGGCCTGTAAAAAGCTGAATATGGGCTTTGGCGTTTATCTTTCGCCCTGGGATCGTAATTCCCCGGTATACGGATCGGATGCCTACAACGATTTTTTTGTGCGACAGCTTACTGAGCTGCTTACGCAATACGGCCGGGTAGATGAAGTTTGGTTCGATGGCGCCAATGGCGAAGGCCCCAATGGTAAAAAGCAGGTGTATGATTTTAACCGCTGGTATCAATTAATTAGAAAATTACAACCACAGGCGGTAATTGCTATTATGGGGCCCGATGTAAGATGGGTAGGTACCGAGACTGGAAAAGGCCGCCGGATGGAATGGAGCGTGGTGACCACCAATAACCTGGATCAGCAGGCGGTAGCGGCGAATTCGCAACAGGGAATGTTATTTAAACCTATCAGCGATCTTAAAGGAGATGACCTCGGCAGTCGGGAAAAAATCCTGAATGCCAAAGGCCTGGTTTGGTACCCTGCAGAAACCGATGTATCCATCCGCCCGGGCTGGTTCTACCATACAGACCAGGACCAAAAAGTAAAGACCCCGGAACAACTGATGAATATTTATTTTACTTCTGTGGGAATGAACAGTGTGCTGCTGCTGAATGTACCGCCGGATAAACGGGGACGTGTCAGCGATGCGGATGTAAAAACCCTGCAGGAATGGGCCCGGATGCGCAAGGAACTGTTTAAAACCAATTTGCTGAAAGGAGCGGCCATTACCTGTAAAAACGGAACGAATATGCCGGCCTTGCTGGATGGTAATAATGCCACTCATTTTACCACGAAAGGAGCGGATACTGCTGCCACCATTATTTTCAAATTAAAACAACCCAAAACCTTTAATGTATTTTCCGTGCAGGAGAATATACGGGTAGGCCAGCGGGTAGAACAGTTTACGGTATCGTATAAAGACGGCGCGGAATGGAAGCCGTTCATACAGGAAACCACTATCGGGTACAAACGACTGTTGCACTTTGCTCCCATTACCGCAAGCGAGATCAGGCTGGAGGTAAAATCCCGGCTGAACCCGGCTATTGCGGAAGCGGGACTCTATTTTTCTTCAGCTTTTCCGGAGAAGGGAGGCAATTGA
- a CDS encoding RagB/SusD family nutrient uptake outer membrane protein produces MKTRQLIYIILLLALGSSCKKVLDRTPQDAITDLNFWSSVDNLKLFCNNFYSRLSVPGSTSDNQSDNAIPNSPNSFLYSQTVVPASGGGWAYGDWSYIKNANYFLARYQQVMDDPALINRYVGEIKFFRAYEYFNKVKAFGDVPWINKDLNINDSAFLYKTRTPRQTVIDSVIADLNFAAANLPVPASTELGRLNKYAAFQMLARVALYQGTWMKYRNISGWQNYLTAAVNAAKQVMQSGLYSIPRPAALYYYKNGDLVDAKTGTYATRDYPLYYREQFITEDLTGNKECVMPKIYVVNVLTSGLSRSVNEANVGVSKDLIEDFLCDDGLPIALSPRYKGDDSASIEFQNRDPRLRNMIDNRFLPNNMNNNSLVSNYLSPVASSTPTGYMASKFRSPITKQNEANQTTYDMFVFRYAEVLLTYAEALAELGTISQTDLDNSINLLRARLDEPSLPGGIMPRLTLNPPADPNATTIAGKSRYGYAVSPLIYEIRRERRIELAFEGFRWDDIVRWNAGKLIENPKTVYGIVASQNVRNEYNSYYNSNVFTGVNLTTINDWDGKSKQVIAPYTIPMRVWNDKLYLNPIPTDQINLGKGSLTQNPGWQ; encoded by the coding sequence ATGAAAACAAGACAATTAATATACATCATCCTATTGCTGGCATTGGGCAGCTCCTGTAAAAAGGTTTTGGACAGAACGCCACAGGATGCCATTACCGATCTTAATTTCTGGAGCAGTGTAGATAATCTTAAATTATTTTGCAATAATTTTTATAGTAGGTTATCCGTACCCGGCAGCACTTCTGATAACCAAAGTGATAATGCCATACCCAATTCCCCTAACAGTTTTCTTTACAGCCAAACGGTGGTTCCCGCCAGCGGCGGCGGCTGGGCATACGGCGACTGGTCCTATATTAAGAACGCCAATTATTTTTTAGCCCGTTACCAGCAGGTAATGGACGATCCGGCGCTGATCAACCGGTATGTAGGCGAAATAAAGTTCTTCAGGGCGTATGAATACTTCAATAAGGTGAAGGCCTTTGGTGATGTGCCCTGGATCAATAAAGACCTTAACATCAATGACAGCGCTTTTCTTTACAAGACCAGAACACCCCGTCAAACAGTAATTGACAGTGTTATTGCCGATCTTAATTTTGCCGCTGCCAATCTGCCGGTGCCGGCCAGCACAGAACTGGGAAGGCTGAATAAATATGCCGCCTTTCAAATGCTTGCCAGGGTTGCTTTGTACCAGGGTACCTGGATGAAATACCGTAATATAAGTGGCTGGCAGAACTACCTGACCGCGGCGGTAAATGCAGCCAAACAGGTGATGCAAAGCGGGCTTTATTCCATCCCCAGGCCTGCCGCTTTATATTACTATAAGAACGGCGACCTGGTAGATGCAAAAACAGGCACCTATGCTACAAGAGATTACCCCCTGTATTACCGGGAACAATTTATTACGGAAGACCTTACCGGTAATAAAGAATGTGTGATGCCCAAAATATATGTTGTTAATGTATTGACCAGTGGTTTGTCGAGATCGGTAAATGAGGCCAATGTAGGGGTGAGCAAAGATCTTATCGAAGACTTTTTATGCGATGACGGACTGCCTATTGCGCTTAGCCCGAGATATAAAGGCGATGATTCTGCAAGTATAGAATTTCAAAACCGGGATCCCCGCTTACGTAATATGATCGACAACAGGTTTTTGCCGAACAATATGAATAACAACAGCCTTGTTTCCAACTATCTGTCACCGGTTGCATCCAGTACACCTACAGGATACATGGCTTCAAAATTCAGAAGCCCCATTACCAAGCAAAATGAAGCCAATCAAACTACTTACGACATGTTTGTATTCCGCTATGCAGAGGTTTTGCTAACGTATGCAGAGGCACTGGCTGAGTTGGGGACCATCTCACAAACGGATTTGGATAACTCAATCAACTTATTAAGGGCCCGTTTAGATGAACCTTCACTTCCGGGAGGCATTATGCCGCGGTTAACGTTAAACCCGCCTGCAGATCCTAATGCAACCACTATCGCCGGTAAGTCAAGGTACGGTTATGCCGTTTCCCCGCTTATTTATGAGATCAGGAGGGAACGCAGGATTGAACTGGCATTTGAAGGGTTCAGGTGGGATGATATTGTAAGATGGAATGCCGGTAAATTAATTGAGAACCCCAAAACGGTGTATGGAATAGTAGCCAGCCAGAATGTAAGAAACGAGTATAACAGCTATTACAACAGCAATGTATTTACCGGCGTAAATCTTACTACCATTAATGACTGGGATGGTAAAAGCAAACAGGTAATAGCGCCCTATACGATACCCATGCGGGTGTGGAACGATAAGTTATACCTGAACCCCATCCCCACAGATCAGATCAACCTGGGAAAAGGTTCGCTTACACAAAATCCGGGATGGCAGTAA